A stretch of Bactrocera dorsalis isolate Fly_Bdor unplaced genomic scaffold, ASM2337382v1 BdCtg011, whole genome shotgun sequence DNA encodes these proteins:
- the LOC105231557 gene encoding HEAT repeat-containing protein 5B isoform X2 translates to MENLQNFARTPQFLRKVINEARRSFIRNDDTYNNEADSENSTEAYIDEMELSHSLTLNEEALKQLPEQKRPVFIFEWLRYLEKVLPVAQKSDIKSCQKKLVQQLTEHIQGSPGPPTRKLIASCLATLFSVGDTFMLFDTVNACNDILKNKDDSPSYLPTKLAAICVLGSMYEKLGRMMGRSYEETVQILIRTLRNAESQARAEIMITLEKVCAGMGTAISNVHKDIYKATKHCLTDRVMAVRVAAAKCVLEMINHAPFLYQTELESLATLCFRAFDGSNYEVRCAVAKLLGTLLAFTQQPPEGANKKPGQPISTKNQARNVSLDEALGILMSGFLRGGVSFLKGTGEIIKGSSSVNREVRVGVTHSYVVFVQFMGSVWLERNLSTFLMHALDLVANPKAASSHVDAVYSRKCINFILRSIIGKMLGEKAQTSACKELIHIIAKQMNSIDFNPENAKDSNQETLFSQHLLVCALQELGSLVLGLGTTAQSLLHDHSLNSIDATCAVLVHPCAAARLAAAWCLRCFCVAVPSQITPLIDRFVDAIEQMRSSPEAIAGYSAALAATLGSVRYSPLGIPHTKGKVVFNTAEELLRSASQNSRMSLNRTQAGWLLIGAIMTLGSPVVKGLLPRMLLLWRNSFPRSNKELESEKARGDAFTWQVTLEGRAGALSVMHSFLLNCPDLVTEDITRRLLTPIESALAMLVNLSSVLKSYGTQLKASAAMVRLRLYETLSLLPPNALESSYTHLLRMLVAEFTLSENSANTTNSLLRALCHGDDSIILGTWLQETDHRTIEDQMEPNRKSDGEHLQPNSAAGSGALEHDPCCLYRPPISGLVGTAAIAAVANIQGNKGDQCPGPLPLGVAVIDMSVTLFGLIFPKVANKHRLQMLEHFAECIRQAKSSRQEAVQMNIFTALLSGLKGLTDSKSGIGQEDVKKSSTNLVIAALVSSNSTLRCAASEAIGRMAQVVGDSRFTAELAQNSFDKLKSARDVVTRTGHSLALGCLHRYVGGMGSSHHLNTSVSILLALAQDTSSPVVQVWSLYALALIADSGGPMFRGYVEATLSLCLKLLLTVPQSNMDVHQCVGRVLNALITTVGPELQSNNSTIGAMRSSFLCAAAIMQAHTDPLVQAEATGCLQQLHLFGPKYVNLSSLVPTLVKTLSSNYLMLRKAAVSCLRQLSQREAKEVCELALHMTPEQCPEITITEYGLPGVLFAMLDTETDAEMLKNIHDTLTSMLQMLASDNLSSWLSLCKNVLTVAVEGTSLQDETSGVKSEAINNKSSGSSDNANKSERDDDDEEEDYDDVTEYHAEENTSTHPAVQPRWPTRVFAAQCVRKIIATCEAANPIHLDLIQAKEMQMIKSRGDYLILHLSELIRMSFMAATSDSDQLRLEGLRTLQEIIDRFANVPEPEFPGHLLLEQFQAQVGAALRPAFSPDTPSHVTAAACEVCSAWIGSGVARDLNDLRRVHHLLVSSLDKLHTKTNSTQLYNESMATLEKLSILKAWAEVYIVAMIGNGSAPASLLQKKLTSSNTITPLTSGIDLDGSEAAGGDFGDFESRGESLLNLVKPELGNLSTHWLAAMKDHALLLLPAEFQSQLPHDGGAFYTTDTINSSKPHYLSSWPPILYAASLWLKDEGFAAYVNTNATGVDGAAYETNNNISHGSLSADRFHMIFGICMEALCSTRTSEKPKNVISCLQSLYTIFDSDWARKQLIKNKTLTIELCNVLHRQILTRDELLVQLLCIEILKQTIHAARDDLQLKRDHSLTQNKNNEITDNAQLQTEIENFGEGGESGEITPGTSHVYAVLEVCLCVFVRQIPSMNPSVASKLSTIQFKQELAAKSNTSQSFFSVLAEDNGMLVASGLQCVEDLTALCSPKGALTILPTIVFMTTSIMREIANKSAIDTTILANTGSVQAALHTLKSVCTDRWANHELISAEWMAILQSALATVIDMTKTAGDEEERKVDEVTMLLAIAVFILHTPASVVSTPSLQYPCINHFRQCMQSEHLSVKLKCLQTTRSIFAKADLKISTPYIHALAPRIIEGLYAEAAKTPRTDMDLQITLESILTVETLIELAEPQNRIQMLTLLVPVLINYLAEPAKLRTLPKYQRHLHEQALQWLMKIGPKYPQEFKTLMGQTLELRQKLEAAIRSQQQSINIANKANELQMRGGLAKPQKPTIKLKTDFSNFQ, encoded by the exons ATGGAGAATTTACAGAATTTCGCCCGCACGCCACAATTTTTGCGCAAAGTCATAAACGAAGCAAGAAG GTCTTTTATTCGCAACGACGATACGTACAACAACGAGGCTGATAGTGAGAACAGTACCGAAGCATACATTGATGAAATGGAACTCTCACATAGTCTCACACTCAATGAAGAAGCGTTAAAACAATTGCCAGAACAGAAACGGCCTGTCTTCATTTTCGAATGGCTGCGGTACTTGGAAAAAGTGCTGCCGGTTGcacagaaatcggacataaaATCATGTCAAAAGAAGTTGGTTCAACAATTGACAGAACACATTCAGGGCTCACCAGGTCCCCCGACCCGCAAATTGATAGCCAGCTGCTTGGCGACACTCTTCTCTGTGGGCGATACTTTCATGCTGTTCGATACGGTGAATGCTTGCAATGACATATTAAAGAACAAGGACGATTCACCGAGCTATCTACCCACTAAACT TGCCGCTATTTGTGTATTGGGTTCCATGTATGAGAAACTTGGTCGTATGATGGGTCGCTCTTACGAGGAGACGGTTCAAATACTAATACGCACTCTACGCAATGCTGAATCGCAGGCGCGTGCAGAAATTATGATTACATTGGAAAAG GTTTGCGCTGGTATGGGAACGGCCATTTCGAACGTCCACAAAGATATTTATAAAGCAACTAAGCATTGCTTAACAGATCGCGTGATGGCTGTTCGTGTCGCGGCTGCTAAATGTGTACTAGAGATGATCAATCACGCACCATTCCTCTACCAGACCGAACTCGAAAGTTTGGCTACGCTATGTTTTCGCGCTTTTGATGGCAGCAATTATGAGGTACGTTGCGCGGTCGCTAAATTGTTGGGCACGTTGCTGGCTTTTACGCAACAACCACCAGAAGGTGCAAACAAAAAACCAGGCCAACCGATATCAACAAAGAATCAGGCACGGAATGTCTCACTCGATGAAGCATTGGGTATATTAATGTCGGGTTTTCTGCGTGGAGGTGTTTCCTTCCTAAAGGGCACAGGAGAAATAATTAAAGGAAGTTCGAGCGTAAATCGAGAAGTGCGTGTTGGCGTCACACATTCCTAcgttgtttttgtgcaattcaTGGGCAGTGTCTGGTTGGAACGAAACCTAAGCACATTTCTAATGCATGCACTGGATTTGGTGGCAAATCCCAAAGCCGCTTCCTCACACGTCGATGCTGTGTATTCGCGTAAATGTATTAACTTCATACTTCGTTCGATTATCGGTAAAATGCTAGGCGAAAAAGCGCAGACATCTGCCTGCAAGGAACTTATTCATATTATAGCCAAACAAATGAACTCGATCGATTTCAATCCGGAAAATGCAAAGGATTCCAATCAAGAGACCCTTTTTAGCCAACATTTACTGGTGTGTGCGCTACAAGAGTTGGGATCGCTTGTACTCGGCTTAGGCACTACAGCACAGAGTCTCTTGCATGATCATTCATTAAATTCTATTGATGCAACTTGCGCTGTGCTCGTTCACCCATGTGCTGCGGCTCGTCTGGCTGCAGCTTGGTGCTTACGCTGTTTTTGTGTGGCAGTGCCAAGCCAAATAACGCCGCTCATCGATCGTTTTGTCGACGCCATCGAACAGATGCGCTCCTCACCAGAGGCAATCGCCGGTTATAGTGCAGCTTTAGCCGCAACTTTAGGCAGCGTACGCTACTCACCGCTTGGCATTCCACACACCAAAGGAAAAGTGGTATTTAACACAGCTGAAGAGCTATTACGCTCAGCATCGCAAAATAGTCGCATGTCACTGAATCGTACGCAAGCGGGCTGGCTGTTGATTGGTGCTATTATGACGCTTGGTTCGCCAGTAGTGAAAGGTTTGCTTCCGCGCATGTTGTTATTGTGGCGCAACTCATTTCCACGCTCAAATAAGGAGCTCGAGTCGGAAAAAGCACGTGGAGATGCTTTTACCTGGCAGGTTACTTTGGAGGGACGCGCTGGTGCGCTCTCTGTTATGCACAGCTTCTTGCTGAACTGTCCAGATCTAGTTACAGAGGATATAACAAGGCGTTTATTAACGCCCATCGAAAGTGCTCTCGCAATGCTAGTTAA TCTCTCGTCTGTTTTGAAAAGTTATGGCACACAATTGAAAGCATCCGCAGCTATGGTGCGTCTGCGCTTATATGAGACACTCTCTCTTCTACCACCAAATGCGTTGGAATCGTCATACACACATCTGTTGCGCATGCTTGTGGCCGAGTTTACACTCTCCGAAAATTCAGCCAATACAACGAACTCTTTACTACGGGCTCTCTGTCATGGTGATGACTCCATAATCTTGGGTACCTGGCTTCAAGAAACAGATCATCGAACTATTGAGGATCAG ATGGAACCTAATCGTAAATCCGACGGCGAGCAT CTACAACCTAACAGCGCTGCCGGTTCAGGTGCTTTAGAACATGATCCCTGCTGTTTATATCGTCCACCAATTAGTGGTTTGGTGGGCACAGCTGCGATTGCCGCTGTTGCTAATATACAAGGAAACAAAGGCGATCAGTGTCCTGGACCTCTGCCATTGGGCGTTGCTGTTATCGATATGTCCGTAACGTTGTTCGGTTTAATTTTCCCAAAGGTGGCTAATAAGCATCGTTTACAAATGCTTGAGCATTTCGCCGAATGTATCCGTCAAGCGAAGAGTAGTCGTCAAGAAGCGGTACAGATGAATATTTTCACTGCATTGTTAAGCGGTTTGAAGGGCCTCACAGACAGCAAAAGCGGTATCGGTCAGGAAGATGTGAAAAAGAGTTCTACTAACCTGGTAATTGCTGCGTTGGTTAGCTCGAATTCGACATTGCGTTGTGCGGCTAGCGAGGCTATCGGTCGTATGGCACAAGTAGTAGGTGACTCCCGCTTTACCGCCGAATTGGCACAAAACTCTTTTGATAAATTGAAATCGGCACGTGATGTTGTCACCCGAACCGGTCACTCGCTTGCTTTGGGTTGCTTACATCGTTACGTTGGCGGCATGGGTTCGTCACATCATCTGAACACAAGTGTTTCCATATTGCTAGCATTAGCACAGGATACTTCATCGCCGGTGGTGCAAGTTTGGTCGCTTTATGCACTGGCGCTTATAGCCGACTCAGGTGGACCAATGTTCCGTGGTTATGTAGAGGCGACACTATCTTTGTGCTTGAAATTATTACTCACCGTGCCACAGTCAAATATGGATGTACATCAATGTGTTGGACGTGTTTTGAATGCTCTCATAACAACGGTTGGTCCGGAGCTGCAG AGCAATAACAGCACTATAGGAGCAATGCGTTCTTCCTTCCTTTGCGCCGCTGCCATTATGCAGGCACACACGGACCCATTGGTACAAGCTGAAGCAACCGGTTGCTTACAACAGTTACACCTCTTCGGTccaaaatatgttaatttgAGTTCTTTAGTACCGACACTGGTGAAAACGCTGTCGAGCAACTATTTAATGTTGCGCAAAGCTGCTGTGTCTTGTTTACGACAACTTTCGCAACGCGAGGCCAAGGAAGTGTGCGAACTTGCGCTACACATGACACCAGAGCAATGCCCAGAGATTACCATCACTGAATATGGCCTTCCTGGTGTACTTTTTGCAATGCTGGACACCGAAACTGATGCTGAgatgttgaaaaatatacatgACACTTTAACGTCCATGCTACAAATGTTGGCTTCCGATAATTTAAGTTCATGGTTGAGTTTGTGTAAGAACGTATTAACTGTAGCCGTTGAAGGAACTTCGTTGCAGGACGAAACGAGCGGTGTGAAGAGTGAGGCAATCAATAACAAATCTAGCGGCAGTAGTGATAATGCTAATAAAAGTGAAAGGGATGACGATGACGAGGAAGAAGATTATGATGATGTGACTGAGTATCACGCCGAGGAAAATACCTCTACTCATCCTGCCGTACAACCGCGTTGGCCAACACGCGTTTTCGCAGCACAATGCGTACGCAAAATTATAGCCACCTGTGAGGCAGCCAATCCCATACACCTCGACCTAATACAAGCCAAGGAGATGCAAATGATAAAATCACGTGGCGACTATTTGATACTGCATTTGTCTGAGTTGATACGTATGTCATTCATGGCGGCTACTTCAGACTCTGATCAATTGCGTTTGGAAGGTTTACGAACTTTACAGGAGATAATAGATCGTTTTGCGAATGTACCAGAGCCAGAGTTTCCTGGCCATTTACTACTAGAACAATTCCAGGCACAA GTTGGTGCTGCTCTCCGTCCTGCATTTTCACCAGACACCCCTTCACATGTCACAGCAGCCGCTTGTGAGGTTTGTTCTGCTTGGATTGGTTCCGGTGTTGCACGTGACCTTAACGACCTGCGACGAGTACATCACTTACTCGTTTCATCTCTAGATAAATTACACACGAAAACAAACAGTACTCAGCTATACAATGAATCAATGGCAACGCTAGagaaattaagtattttaaagGCTTGGGCTGAAGTATACATCGTTGCTATGATCGGTAATGGTTCTGCGCCAGCTTCTTTGCTACAAAAAAAACTCACCTCATCGAATACGATAACACCGCTTACAAGTGGTATAGATCTAGATGGTAGTGAGGCGGCAGGTGGTGATTTCGGTGATTTCGAAAGTCGTGGCGAAAGCCTGCTAAATTTGGTTAAACCTGAATTGGGCAACTTATCCACACATTGGCTAGCGGCAATGAAAGATCATGCCCTCTTATTGCTACCTGCAGAATTCCAAAGTCAATTGCCTCACGATGGGGGCGCTTTCTACACTACTGATACGATCAACTCGTCCAAGCCACATTATTTGTCCTCCTGGCCGCCCATATTATATGCCGCTTCATTGTGGCTGAAGGATGAAGGTTTTgctgcatatgtaaatacaaatgcaACTGGTGTTGATGGCGCCGCTTATGAGACCAATAACAACATTTCACACGGTTCACTCTCGGCCGATCGTTTTCATATGATTTTCGGTATTTGCATGGAAGCTTTATGCAGCACCCGTACCTCGGAAAAGCCGAAGAATGTCATCAGTTGTTTGCAATCACTTTACACGATTTTCGACTCTGACTGGGCACGCAAACAGTTGATTAAGAACAAAACATTGACGATTGAACTGTGTAATGTTTTGCATCGGCAAATATTAACGCGCGATGAACTGCTGGTCCAGCTACTTTGCATAGAAATACTAAAACAAACGATACATGCGGCCAGGGATGATCTTCAGTTGAAACGTGATCATAGCCttactcaaaataaaaacaatgaaatcacGGATAATGCGCAACTGCAGacagaaatagaaaattttggcGAAGGTGGAGAATCTGGAGAAATCACGCCGGGTACTTCGCACGTCTATGCTGTGCTGGAAGtttgtttatgtgtgtttgtcCGTCAAATACCCTCAATGAATCCCAGTGTCGCCAGCAAACTTAGTACAATTCAATTCAAACAAGAGTTAGCCGCCAAAAGTAATACATCACAATCATTCTTCTCAGTATTGGCAGAAGATAATGGTATGCTTGTGGCTAGTGGCCTGCAATGTGTCGAGGATCTAACCGCGCTGTGCTCACCCAAAGGTGCACTCACTATTTTGCCAACTATTGTCTTTATGACTACATCGATAATGCGAGAAATTGCCAATAAATCAGCCATCGATACAACGATACTAGCGAATACGGGATCTGTACAAGCGGCGTTGCACACTCTCAAATCGGTATGCACCGACCGTTGGGCAAATCATGAATTGATTTCAGCCGAATGGATGGCAATACTACAAAGTGCATTAGCTACCGTTATAGATATGACGAAAACTGCTGGTGATGAGGAAGAACGTAAGGTGGATGAGGTCACCATGTTATTGGCCATTGCGGTCTTTATATTGCACACACCCGCTTCAGTGGTGTCAACTCCTTCACTGCAATATCCATGTATTAATCACTTCCGACAATGCATGCAGTCTGAGCATTTATCTGTCAAGTTAAAATGCTTACAAACAACACGTTCAATTTTTGCAAAAGCTGATCTTAAAATATCTACACCCTACATCCATGCACTGGCGCCACGCATAATTGAGGGCTTATACGCTGAAGCGGCGAAGACGCCTCGCACCGACATGGACCTGCAAATAACGCTCGAAAGTATATTGACCGTAGAAACGTTGATTGAATTGGCGGAACCGCAGAATC GCATACAAATGTTAACACTATTGGTTCCTGTACTCATAAACTACTTGGCAGAGCCGGCAAAACTGCGAACATTGCCGAAATATCAGCGACACTTGCACGAGCAAGCGTTGCAGTGGCTGATGAAGATCGGTCCCAAATACCCGCAGgagttcaaaactttaatgGGTCAAACATTGGAACTGCGCCAGAAACTTGAAGCTGCCATTCGCAGTCAACAGCAGTCTATTAACATTGCCAACAAAGCAAACGAATTGCAGATGCGCGGCGGTCTTGCCAAGCCGCAGAAGCCAACCATTAAATTGAAAACGGATTTCAGTAATTTCCAGTAA